One region of Solanum pennellii chromosome 6, SPENNV200 genomic DNA includes:
- the LOC107021574 gene encoding uncharacterized protein LOC107021574, whose product MAHNNTTHRRILAAPDHNPKTSISMDPTLKKQPKPTPFTSKSTIHNISNQFSHLNANHKILKSGHTSYSLDTHLNPKSWTDSSCSALTKSKSQQGKTEAIIKKVPQRGKEFHKEVDVKRGSVNLCKSQEIEKFKGFDEIKKQSLSVLLKNNGRRKSFCGSQMELTDFFSCSGVKVVSVDMPPFMQIHAVNCARKTHDSLEKFTSKALALTLKKEFDEVYGPAWHCIVGTSFGSFVTHSIGGFMYFSMDHKIYVLLFKTTVQKAESSFKS is encoded by the exons ATGGCACACAACAACACCACCCACAGGCGCATTTTAGCAGCTCCAGACCATAATCCTAAAACTTCCATTTCCATGGATCCCACTCTCAAAAAGCAACCAAAACCCACCCCCTTTACCTCCAAGAGTACTATACACAACATCTCCAATCAATTTTCCCATCTCAATGCAAATCACAAAATTCTTAAATCTGGGCATACATCATATTCACTTGACACACACTTGAACCCCAAATCTTGGACTGATTCATCATGCTCAGCTCTGACCAAGTCAAAGAGCCAACAGGGGAAAACAGAGGCAATTATCAAGAAAGTACCCCAAAGGGGTAAAGAGTTTCACAAAGAGGTGGATGTTAAAAGGGGTTCTGTTAATTTGTGTAAAAGTCAAGAAATTGAAAAGTTCAAGGGGTTTGATGAGATAAAAAAGCAATCTTTATCAGTTTTATTGAAGAATAATGGAAGGAGGAAATCATTTTGTGGTTCACAAATGGAGCTGACTGATTTCTTTTCTTGTAGTGGTGTCAAAGTTGTGTCTGTAGATATGCCACCATTTATGCAGATTCATGCTGTTAATTGTGCAAGAAAGACTCATGATAGCTTGGAAAAGTTTACATCTAAAGCTCTTGCACTTACCCTCAAAAAG GAATTTGATGAAGTGTATGGACCAGCATGGCATTGTATAGTAGGGACCAGTTTTGGTTCTTTTGTAACACATTCTATTGGtggttttatgtatttttctatgGATCATAAGATATATGTACTCCTATTCAAGACTACTGTACAAAAAGCAGAATCTAGTTTTAAATCTTGA
- the LOC107023646 gene encoding uncharacterized protein LOC107023646 isoform X2: MVALSLYKGNLHRVPETPRRWLVPTPKISHKDFQCLLRRRSRALSRLQAPPDVSPTTATASNPNPNLKTDTKSKPEDEVPVSIPVKIEKEEEDVRVENVKEPEKLVDSSAVVVEPKLEVLENDQKLEVQTSNKEDGTDNQKRKEIEDKLQVLNMKKHGLVQLLKQILNAEEELKRRSMQGMAVRPSPPLQVDTTNDTGSITKLNTPRMGLDGNPIGEVDGDGGDDASNQNTLPRNLLRLSSTSPSSDSQLRKTPYNVVPLASRSVGVTVSPSRFAPPGQQGQPSSLPPVSLSGTNIVASSPSPVASGGTSAFRDRFASP, encoded by the exons ATGGTGGCACTATCACTGTACAAGGGAAATCTCCACAGAGTACCTGAAACTCCACGGCGATGGCTAGTGCCAACCCCAAAAATCTCTCATAAGGACTTCCAATGTCTCCTCCGTCGCCGGTCCCGAGCCCTCTCTCGCCTCCAAGCTCCTCCCGATGTCTCTCCTACCACCGCCACCGCttcaaaccctaaccctaacctcaAAACTGATACCAAATCCAAACCTGAGGATGAGGTTCCTGTTTCGATTCCAGTGAAGATCGAGAAGGAGGAAGAGGATGTTCGAGTGGAGAATGTGAAAGAGCCGGAGAAATTGGTTGATTCATCTGCTGTCGTGGTTGAACCTAAGCTTGAGGTTTTGGAAAACGATCAGAAATTGGAGGTTCAG ACTAGCAACAAAGAGGATGGAACTGATAATCAGAAAAGAAAGGAGATTGAGGATAAATTACAAGTTCTGAATATGAAAAAGCATGGTTTGGTACAATTACTAAAACAG ATTTTGAATGCAGAAGAGGAGCTGAAGAGACGAAGCATGCAAGGAATGGCAGTGCGCCCATCACCCCCACTTCAAGTGGATACTACAAACGACACCGGATCTATAACTAAACTAAACACACCTAGAATGGGCTTGGATGGTAACCCCATCGGTGAGGTGGATGGAGATGGAGGTGATGATGCATCCAACCAGAACACACTTCCTCGGAATTTGCTTCGTTTGAGCAGTACATCACCATCTTCAGATTCTCAACTGAGGAAGACTCCCTATAATGTG GTTCCTCTCGCTTCACGATCTGTTGGAGTTACTGTTAGTCCTTCACGGTTTGCACCTCCGGGACAGCAAGGGCAACCTTCAAGTCTCCCCCCAGTGTCCTTATCTGGAACGAACATTGTTGCCTCCTCTCCTTCTCCTGTAGCATCAGGCGGCACTTCAGCATTTCGAGATCGGTTTGCAAGCCCATGA
- the LOC107021863 gene encoding uncharacterized protein LOC107021863 translates to MKQKFSIATNTILLPTTAPSFTHRGTMKSVRLQPPLLRPRRPALPDFQESDFPAESDSAPVSNDDESVYYVCNESNNRTNDDGEGYDSDPEYDNQVDESEGIQGVEESDSLPVKEESDSSKDYVSNEDDNSTNDEDKVDVSNLRIVESTDYDLELEHDKPMWESHFRQVYERKGFDIKDYPGPPPLPNFYPLPSYLRIRKKYKMLKGYAESALKRYLDDSGTNHVIEGILNVKRGGTRDYIYYLIIFLAKTDDEERYYFQAMVIPDEEDNLDFLVVRKRADRRWRRCHWM, encoded by the exons atgaaaCAGAAGTTTTCAATAGCTACCAATACCATACTCCTGCCCACCACCGCCCCGAGTTTTACTCATCGCGGAACCATGAAATCTGTACGTTTGCAGCCACCATTATTGCGCCCACGACGACCGGCCCTACCAGATTTTCAGGAATCAGATTTCCCAGCCGAATCGGATTCCGCGCCGGTTAGCAACGACGACGAAAGTGTGTATTATGTATGTAATGAATCTAACAATCGCACCAACGACGATGGTGAGGGTTACGATTCAGATCCAGAATATGATAACCAGGTCGATGAAAGCGAG GGTATTCAGGGTGTAGAAGAAAGTGATTCCCTGCCGGTGAAAGAAGAAAGCGATAGTAGCAAGGATTATGTATCAAATGAAGATGACAATAGCACCAACGACGAAGATAAGGTTGATGTTAGTAATCTGAGGATAGTCGAGAGTACGGACTATGATTTAGAACTAGAACACGATAAACCTATGTGGGAGAGCCACTTCAGACAGGTCTACGAGAGGAAG GGTTTTGATATTAAAGATTATCCTGGGCCGCCCCCGCTGCCTAACTTCTATCCCCTTCCAAGCTACTTACGTATCCGTAAAAAGTATAAGATGTTGAAGGGTTATGCTGAAAGTGCTCTTAAGAGATACCTTGATGATTCG GGCACCAACCATGTAATTGAGGGAATTCTGAATGTGAAGAGAGGTGGCACTCGTGACTACATTTATTATCTTATCATCTTTTTAGCCAAGACGGATGATGAAGAAAGATACTATTTTCAAGCTATGGTGATCCCAGATGAAGAGGATAATTTGGACTTCTTGGTCGTCAGGAAAAGG GCGGATAGACGTTGGCGCAGATGTCATTGGATGTAA
- the LOC107023646 gene encoding uncharacterized protein LOC107023646 isoform X1 yields MVALSLYKGNLHRVPETPRRWLVPTPKISHKDFQCLLRRRSRALSRLQAPPDVSPTTATASNPNPNLKTDTKSKPEDEVPVSIPVKIEKEEEDVRVENVKEPEKLVDSSAVVVEPKLEVLENDQKLEVQVNPSGVETSNKEDGTDNQKRKEIEDKLQVLNMKKHGLVQLLKQILNAEEELKRRSMQGMAVRPSPPLQVDTTNDTGSITKLNTPRMGLDGNPIGEVDGDGGDDASNQNTLPRNLLRLSSTSPSSDSQLRKTPYNVVPLASRSVGVTVSPSRFAPPGQQGQPSSLPPVSLSGTNIVASSPSPVASGGTSAFRDRFASP; encoded by the exons ATGGTGGCACTATCACTGTACAAGGGAAATCTCCACAGAGTACCTGAAACTCCACGGCGATGGCTAGTGCCAACCCCAAAAATCTCTCATAAGGACTTCCAATGTCTCCTCCGTCGCCGGTCCCGAGCCCTCTCTCGCCTCCAAGCTCCTCCCGATGTCTCTCCTACCACCGCCACCGCttcaaaccctaaccctaacctcaAAACTGATACCAAATCCAAACCTGAGGATGAGGTTCCTGTTTCGATTCCAGTGAAGATCGAGAAGGAGGAAGAGGATGTTCGAGTGGAGAATGTGAAAGAGCCGGAGAAATTGGTTGATTCATCTGCTGTCGTGGTTGAACCTAAGCTTGAGGTTTTGGAAAACGATCAGAAATTGGAGGTTCAGGTGAATCCCTCTGGTGTGGAG ACTAGCAACAAAGAGGATGGAACTGATAATCAGAAAAGAAAGGAGATTGAGGATAAATTACAAGTTCTGAATATGAAAAAGCATGGTTTGGTACAATTACTAAAACAG ATTTTGAATGCAGAAGAGGAGCTGAAGAGACGAAGCATGCAAGGAATGGCAGTGCGCCCATCACCCCCACTTCAAGTGGATACTACAAACGACACCGGATCTATAACTAAACTAAACACACCTAGAATGGGCTTGGATGGTAACCCCATCGGTGAGGTGGATGGAGATGGAGGTGATGATGCATCCAACCAGAACACACTTCCTCGGAATTTGCTTCGTTTGAGCAGTACATCACCATCTTCAGATTCTCAACTGAGGAAGACTCCCTATAATGTG GTTCCTCTCGCTTCACGATCTGTTGGAGTTACTGTTAGTCCTTCACGGTTTGCACCTCCGGGACAGCAAGGGCAACCTTCAAGTCTCCCCCCAGTGTCCTTATCTGGAACGAACATTGTTGCCTCCTCTCCTTCTCCTGTAGCATCAGGCGGCACTTCAGCATTTCGAGATCGGTTTGCAAGCCCATGA